The Flavobacteriales bacterium genome includes a region encoding these proteins:
- a CDS encoding RNA polymerase sigma factor — translation MVVEKTWSNELTSTTVDRSVTLNDLIIKCLDNDRLAQSELYRMYHGKLLALCLRYFSNRDDAVSALNLGFLKIFRNLSKFKKSEDFGAWSYRIVQNTAIDQFRSQTRYDNNVVVDEKPEDTGLNPDVVSKLYAEDLIVLLQKLPPTTRMVFNLFAIEAWTHAEIAERLEISEGTSKWHVNNARKMLKQWIEKQ, via the coding sequence TTGGTAGTAGAAAAAACATGGAGTAACGAATTGACATCAACGACGGTTGATCGCTCAGTTACACTCAATGATTTGATTATCAAATGCTTGGATAATGACCGATTGGCTCAAAGCGAGCTTTATAGAATGTATCACGGCAAGCTGCTGGCACTGTGCCTTCGATATTTCTCTAACCGCGATGATGCCGTTTCGGCACTAAATCTCGGCTTTTTAAAGATCTTTAGAAACTTAAGCAAATTCAAGAAATCGGAAGATTTCGGAGCATGGTCATACCGAATAGTACAAAATACTGCCATCGACCAGTTTAGAAGTCAAACCAGATACGACAATAACGTGGTGGTTGACGAAAAACCGGAAGATACCGGGTTGAACCCGGATGTAGTAAGCAAGTTGTACGCCGAAGATTTGATTGTGCTTTTGCAAAAACTTCCGCCCACCACCCGAATGGTTTTCAACCTTTTTGCGATAGAAGCATGGACGCATGCAGAAATTGCCGAAAGGCTCGAAATATCGGAAGGTACAAGTAAATGGCATGTAAACAATGCCCGAAAAATGTTAAAACAATGGATTGAGAAACAATGA
- a CDS encoding EamA family transporter, with translation MWWMYALLSALFAALTAIFAKIGIKNVDTDLATAIRTVVVLLLAWAIAFARGGANFIGNLSKQNWLFLILSGLATGFSWIFYFKALQLGKVSQVAVVDKLSVALAIVFAIIFLGEDITWKTAIGAAFIIFGTVVIII, from the coding sequence ATGTGGTGGATGTATGCATTACTGTCCGCATTGTTTGCGGCTCTGACGGCCATTTTTGCTAAAATCGGAATTAAAAATGTGGATACTGATTTGGCCACGGCCATACGCACGGTGGTGGTTTTGTTGTTGGCTTGGGCTATCGCTTTTGCTCGTGGCGGGGCAAATTTCATCGGCAATTTATCCAAACAAAACTGGCTGTTTTTAATTCTTTCTGGCTTGGCCACTGGGTTTTCGTGGATTTTTTATTTCAAAGCCTTGCAATTAGGCAAAGTCTCGCAAGTGGCGGTGGTGGACAAACTAAGTGTGGCGTTGGCTATTGTTTTTGCCATAATATTTTTGGGAGAAGACATAACATGGAAAACCGCCATTGGTGCTGCCTTCATTATTTTTGGAACAGTTGTAATTATTATATAA